One window from the genome of Gimesia aquarii encodes:
- a CDS encoding class I SAM-dependent methyltransferase translates to MSHLPTNRAAWNRLAENRSQFTKVATDEECRAPLKTLDSRGWLPASVEGKQVLCLASGGGWQSILYASAGAHVTVVDLSNRMLQLDEQEARRRGLNVRILETSMDDLSELHDARFDIVHQPVSTCYVPDLEAVYQEVARVMRPGGLYISQHKTPTSLQITNRDQQNSYVIGLEYYQQGPLPKGDDRSYREEGATEYLHRWDQLVGGLCRQGFVIEDLREPCRADPSAPVGHFRHRGRFVAPYVRIKARRLESQANPQNSTAIWVPE, encoded by the coding sequence ATGTCACACCTGCCTACCAACCGTGCTGCCTGGAATCGGTTGGCAGAAAATCGCAGCCAGTTTACCAAGGTGGCTACCGATGAAGAATGTCGCGCGCCCTTAAAGACCTTAGACTCACGTGGCTGGTTGCCTGCATCTGTAGAGGGAAAACAGGTGCTCTGTCTGGCATCGGGAGGTGGCTGGCAGTCTATTCTTTATGCATCCGCGGGCGCGCACGTGACTGTTGTCGATTTAAGCAACAGGATGTTGCAACTGGATGAACAGGAAGCGAGACGGCGAGGGCTTAACGTGCGTATTCTGGAAACATCAATGGATGATTTATCTGAGCTTCACGATGCCCGGTTTGATATAGTACATCAACCTGTGAGTACTTGTTATGTGCCTGATCTCGAAGCTGTTTATCAAGAAGTGGCACGTGTAATGCGGCCCGGGGGACTGTATATCAGCCAGCATAAGACTCCCACCAGTTTGCAGATTACCAATCGGGACCAGCAGAATTCTTATGTGATCGGGTTGGAGTATTACCAGCAAGGCCCGTTGCCGAAAGGAGATGACCGTTCCTATCGTGAAGAAGGGGCAACCGAATACTTACACCGCTGGGATCAGCTAGTAGGGGGGTTGTGCAGACAGGGTTTTGTGATTGAAGATTTACGTGAGCCATGTCGAGCAGATCCAAGTGCGCCGGTTGGTCATTTTCGCCATCGCGGTCGATTTGTCGCGCCTTATGTGCGAATCAAGGCGCGACGTCTGGAGAGTCAGGCGAATCCTCAAAACTCTACTGCGATCTGGGTTCCTGAGTAG
- a CDS encoding amidohydrolase family protein → MERQILKARWVFPVERPPLEHAVVEVEGSHITAVYAGDHPQAVDLGNTAIIPGLINAHTHLEFSDLENPLGPVAPFTDWIRSVMKSRFESSTSVEPKIRKGIQECLESGTTCIGEIATSVASLHLFAQNRQVPHAVVFRECLGFSADRISEQERIADQFFEEIPDQAESHLIQLGLSPHAPYSVHPDLYLSLVNEARNQVAPVAVHLAETQAELDFLERKQGPFVKLLTELGLWDPNILREDVRMFDYLAPLAELTSALAVHGNYFGEIEIEFLRQAPQISVVYCPRTHHYFGHTPHPWLRMIERGINVAIGTDSRASNPDLSLWNELQFLRENFSEISPDLILECGTLAGARALGLSQDVGSITIGKRADLALVQLPDGSKSSTGSDLLLNAQSHVARVMLNGGWVN, encoded by the coding sequence TTGGAACGTCAGATCTTAAAAGCACGTTGGGTCTTCCCCGTGGAAAGACCACCACTTGAACATGCGGTGGTAGAAGTGGAAGGTTCTCATATTACCGCCGTTTATGCGGGTGATCATCCCCAGGCTGTTGATTTGGGAAATACTGCCATCATTCCGGGATTGATAAATGCTCATACACATTTGGAATTCAGCGATCTTGAAAATCCATTAGGCCCGGTCGCTCCTTTTACTGACTGGATTCGGTCGGTCATGAAGTCGCGCTTTGAAAGTTCTACTTCCGTAGAGCCGAAAATTCGAAAAGGCATCCAGGAGTGTTTGGAATCGGGAACGACGTGTATTGGGGAAATTGCGACGAGTGTCGCGAGTCTGCATCTGTTCGCACAGAATCGACAGGTACCCCATGCAGTGGTCTTTCGAGAGTGCCTGGGTTTTTCTGCTGATCGTATTTCAGAACAGGAACGTATCGCAGATCAGTTTTTTGAGGAGATTCCAGATCAGGCTGAGTCTCATTTGATACAGTTAGGATTGAGCCCACATGCGCCTTATAGCGTTCATCCCGATTTATATCTGAGTCTTGTCAACGAGGCTCGAAATCAGGTGGCACCTGTTGCCGTCCATCTGGCAGAGACACAAGCAGAACTGGATTTCCTGGAGCGGAAACAAGGGCCCTTTGTCAAATTGTTAACAGAACTGGGGCTATGGGATCCAAACATCTTGAGAGAGGATGTGCGGATGTTTGACTATCTGGCCCCTTTGGCAGAATTGACGTCTGCCTTAGCCGTTCATGGCAACTATTTTGGTGAAATTGAAATCGAATTTCTGAGACAGGCACCACAGATTTCGGTTGTCTATTGTCCAAGAACACACCATTACTTCGGTCACACCCCTCATCCCTGGCTGAGAATGATCGAGCGAGGCATCAATGTGGCAATTGGGACTGATAGCCGAGCGTCCAACCCGGATTTGAGCCTTTGGAATGAGCTACAATTTCTACGTGAGAACTTTTCAGAGATTTCTCCCGATTTAATCTTGGAATGTGGCACCCTGGCTGGGGCACGTGCTTTAGGTCTGTCTCAAGATGTCGGTTCAATAACAATTGGAAAAAGGGCTGATTTGGCTTTGGTTCAATTGCCCGACGGTTCAAAATCCTCTACTGGCAGTGATCTTTTGTTAAATGCACAGTCACATGTTGCGCGTGTCATGTTGAATGGGGGCTGGGTCAATTGA
- a CDS encoding ABC transporter permease subunit/CPBP intramembrane protease has translation MRDRRTLFMVAILPLLLYPAMGIGMVQMTVLFSEQPRNVVILGADDLPKHPQLLDGDRFVSNWFRIPADADKLRVFTDSKQSEESENILENEQQQEILKQAYALEVVLKTHQKLLDELEEIDSKTEKQKAARLIVELEETNARLSALFAESQIQVLILIPKGLSQEIERVSEKLERHEPIDFDPADSLRPLILENNADEKSMIAYRRVDEAIEAWEKEILRARLHRANLPESLPTPINPDVIDLAQDEQLAANLWSKLFPALLIIMAATGAFYPAIDLGAGEKERGTMETLLISPAKRTEIVLGKFLTVLIFSVSTALLNLASMGFTGKHMVNLAGSGALSKIGDLSFPSFSALFWIVLLLIPLSALFSALCLAFATFARSSKEGQYYLTPLLMVTLGLTVFCLSPAVEINAFYSLMPVVGVALLLKGMLLSSVNAGILYVYAIPVLVTSIGYSLLALWWAIDQFQREDVLFREAERFELGLWLRHLLKTKDSLPSFAEAGFCFVIIMLLQFGVMNSMSAAIQSATEAERPLRMMQLLMIQQLAIIATPALIMGIMLTTSVRKTFRLYLPSLGFLAVGIILPFILHPLSLELAVSLDWFFPALPEGTVAVLKGMSDPTQPIWLVLMAFALAPAVCEELAFRGFILSGFGRRGRAWLAIILSSVTFGAMHMIPQQVFNATLLGLVLGLMAVHSRSLLPGVVFHFIYNGLSVFRERIPENWVPTNGLQHFVRMEPEGLRYSWPLLLICGLIAIVLLRWIQNQSVTPANLDTTQPLTLDRRLTDSKS, from the coding sequence ATGAGAGATCGGCGCACGCTATTCATGGTGGCTATTCTCCCGCTGTTACTCTATCCGGCGATGGGCATCGGAATGGTCCAGATGACCGTTCTGTTTTCCGAGCAGCCACGTAATGTAGTCATCCTCGGAGCCGATGATCTGCCAAAGCACCCGCAGTTATTAGACGGTGACCGTTTTGTTTCGAATTGGTTTCGAATTCCCGCTGATGCAGATAAGTTACGCGTCTTTACAGACAGTAAACAATCTGAGGAATCCGAAAATATTCTTGAAAATGAACAACAACAGGAAATCTTGAAACAAGCCTATGCACTGGAAGTGGTGCTGAAGACTCATCAGAAATTACTCGACGAATTAGAGGAAATCGACAGTAAAACTGAAAAACAGAAAGCTGCGCGGCTGATCGTGGAGTTGGAAGAGACCAATGCCAGACTGAGTGCATTGTTTGCGGAAAGTCAGATTCAAGTTTTGATTTTGATTCCCAAGGGACTTTCTCAGGAAATCGAACGAGTTAGTGAGAAACTGGAGCGGCATGAACCGATTGACTTTGATCCCGCTGATTCTCTGCGGCCTTTAATTTTAGAGAACAACGCAGACGAAAAATCGATGATTGCCTATCGTCGTGTGGATGAAGCAATAGAGGCCTGGGAGAAGGAGATACTAAGAGCGCGATTGCATCGGGCTAATCTTCCCGAGTCATTACCAACACCCATCAACCCGGATGTCATCGATTTGGCTCAGGATGAACAATTGGCGGCGAATCTCTGGAGTAAACTTTTTCCGGCTCTATTAATAATTATGGCAGCCACAGGTGCGTTTTATCCGGCGATTGATTTGGGAGCCGGAGAAAAAGAGCGTGGTACGATGGAAACGTTACTGATTTCTCCTGCAAAACGTACTGAAATTGTGTTAGGAAAGTTTTTAACCGTTCTGATTTTCAGTGTTTCCACAGCTCTGCTGAATCTGGCCAGTATGGGGTTTACCGGGAAACATATGGTCAATCTCGCAGGTTCGGGGGCGCTTTCCAAGATCGGAGATCTCTCGTTCCCATCTTTCTCAGCTTTATTCTGGATCGTACTGTTGTTGATTCCCCTGTCGGCATTGTTTAGCGCACTATGTCTCGCGTTTGCCACCTTCGCCCGCAGTAGCAAAGAAGGACAATATTATCTAACACCATTATTGATGGTCACACTGGGGCTGACGGTTTTCTGCTTATCACCGGCCGTCGAAATCAATGCGTTTTACAGCTTGATGCCTGTTGTCGGTGTCGCATTGCTCTTGAAAGGTATGCTCCTCTCCTCTGTCAATGCCGGAATTCTTTATGTGTATGCGATTCCTGTTTTAGTCACAAGTATCGGTTACAGTCTGTTGGCACTCTGGTGGGCCATCGATCAATTTCAACGTGAAGATGTTCTATTCCGAGAAGCGGAACGGTTTGAACTCGGTTTGTGGCTACGGCACCTGTTGAAAACCAAGGACTCATTACCCAGTTTTGCCGAAGCTGGATTCTGTTTTGTGATCATCATGTTGTTACAGTTCGGGGTGATGAACAGCATGAGTGCTGCAATTCAGTCTGCAACCGAAGCAGAACGCCCCCTGCGTATGATGCAGCTTTTGATGATTCAACAATTGGCGATCATTGCGACTCCCGCTTTGATCATGGGGATCATGTTGACCACCAGTGTCAGAAAAACATTCCGACTCTATTTGCCTAGTCTTGGATTTTTAGCGGTTGGCATTATTTTGCCTTTCATCTTACACCCTTTGTCGCTCGAGTTGGCGGTGAGCTTGGATTGGTTTTTCCCCGCACTTCCTGAAGGCACGGTGGCAGTTCTCAAGGGAATGTCAGATCCGACCCAACCGATCTGGTTAGTGTTGATGGCGTTTGCTTTGGCTCCTGCCGTTTGTGAAGAATTGGCGTTCCGGGGTTTTATTTTAAGTGGGTTTGGCCGCCGTGGTCGGGCCTGGCTGGCAATTATTTTGTCGAGCGTGACCTTCGGTGCGATGCATATGATTCCACAGCAGGTGTTCAACGCTACGTTGTTGGGGTTAGTCCTGGGATTAATGGCCGTTCACAGTCGCAGTCTGTTACCAGGAGTTGTCTTTCACTTTATTTACAACGGTCTTTCCGTATTCAGAGAACGAATTCCTGAAAATTGGGTTCCCACAAATGGGTTACAGCATTTTGTGCGGATGGAACCGGAGGGTTTGCGGTATTCCTGGCCTTTACTCTTGATTTGCGGTCTGATTGCGATTGTTTTGTTACGTTGGATTCAAAATCAGTCAGTGACTCCTGCAAACCTTGATACAACCCAGCCTTTGACATTGGACCGCCGTTTAACTGATTCCAAATCATGA
- a CDS encoding ATP-binding cassette domain-containing protein: MIHVEQLSKSFDDLRRGSIVALDSVSFDVQAGEIFGLLGPNGAGKTTCLRMLSTVLQPSAGSATVAGYDVVTQAQDVRTHIGFMSCNTGIYDRMTAWEMVEYFGRLYDIEENELQERLDRIFTTLQMQDIKDLLGSKMSTGMKQKVSIARTIIHDPPVLIFDEPTSGLDVLVARAVLKTIEALREEGKCIIFSTHIMREVEKLCDRVAVIYKGKILAIGSIPELEEQYHESDMEELFFSLIQEHEDQLAMKAQ; the protein is encoded by the coding sequence ATGATTCATGTCGAACAGTTGAGCAAGAGTTTCGATGATTTGCGTCGTGGAAGTATTGTTGCGCTCGATTCTGTGAGTTTTGATGTCCAAGCTGGTGAAATCTTTGGTTTACTGGGACCAAATGGTGCCGGTAAAACGACCTGTCTTCGTATGTTGAGTACGGTTTTGCAGCCATCCGCAGGTTCTGCGACTGTTGCCGGCTATGATGTGGTGACCCAGGCACAGGATGTAAGGACTCATATCGGTTTTATGTCCTGTAATACTGGCATCTATGATCGAATGACTGCCTGGGAGATGGTCGAGTACTTTGGTCGTCTGTATGACATTGAAGAGAATGAACTTCAAGAGCGACTTGATCGTATTTTTACAACGCTGCAAATGCAGGACATCAAGGATCTACTCGGTTCGAAAATGTCGACCGGGATGAAACAAAAAGTTTCTATAGCCCGTACGATCATTCATGATCCGCCGGTTCTGATTTTTGATGAACCAACTTCGGGACTCGATGTATTGGTAGCACGCGCGGTTCTGAAGACCATCGAAGCATTGCGTGAGGAAGGTAAGTGCATCATCTTTTCGACTCACATCATGCGGGAGGTCGAAAAATTATGCGATCGTGTGGCAGTTATCTATAAAGGAAAGATTCTGGCAATCGGTAGTATTCCGGAGCTCGAGGAACAGTACCATGAGTCGGATATGGAAGAACTGTTCTTCAGTTTAATTCAAGAGCATGAAGACCAACTGGCGATGAAGGCTCAATAA
- the mqnC gene encoding cyclic dehypoxanthinyl futalosine synthase, translating into MSSEIASLLDKAVAGERLNREEGLQLLESHDLIALGRAANEVTKRLHPEPYRTYNIDRNINYSNSCSAVCDFCAFYRTPNDPEVYVLKPEQLYQKIEETIALGGDQILLQGGLHPTLKLEWYEDLLRDLREKFPSVNIHGFSPPEIYHFTKVNKLSLQQVLERLKAVGLGSLPGGGGEILVDRVRKKITRGKVLTDGWLEVNRVWHELGGISSATMMFGHVETLAERIEHLDRLRELQDETGGFSAFICWTLQPDHTDMEYVPPAGAFEYLKTQAVSRLYLNNFANIQSSWVTQGEKTGQMALFFGANDMGSLMIEENVVSQAGTTHHLTVDTIRHCIMESGYIPRQRNVFYEYIDDPDSNGPAKGSGHVPLPVLN; encoded by the coding sequence TTGTCTTCCGAAATTGCATCTCTGCTGGATAAAGCAGTTGCCGGCGAGCGTTTGAACCGTGAAGAGGGACTCCAGTTATTGGAATCTCATGATCTGATTGCGCTGGGACGTGCTGCCAATGAAGTGACGAAACGTTTGCACCCGGAGCCTTATCGTACTTATAACATCGATCGTAATATTAACTATTCGAATTCCTGTTCGGCGGTCTGTGATTTTTGTGCCTTTTATCGAACTCCCAATGATCCCGAAGTCTATGTTCTCAAGCCCGAGCAGCTCTATCAGAAAATCGAAGAGACGATTGCTTTAGGAGGCGACCAGATTCTGCTACAGGGAGGTCTGCATCCGACCTTAAAGCTGGAATGGTATGAGGATCTCTTGCGTGATTTACGTGAAAAATTCCCTTCAGTGAATATTCATGGTTTTAGTCCACCCGAGATATATCACTTTACCAAAGTCAATAAACTCTCTTTACAGCAGGTGCTTGAACGATTGAAGGCTGTCGGTTTGGGAAGTCTTCCCGGCGGTGGTGGAGAAATTCTCGTTGATCGTGTGCGTAAAAAAATCACGCGAGGAAAAGTGTTGACTGATGGCTGGTTGGAAGTGAATCGGGTCTGGCATGAACTGGGAGGGATTTCGAGCGCAACCATGATGTTCGGTCATGTCGAAACATTGGCTGAGCGAATTGAGCACCTGGATCGTCTACGCGAACTACAAGATGAGACTGGTGGTTTCTCTGCATTTATTTGCTGGACCTTACAGCCTGATCATACTGATATGGAGTATGTGCCTCCCGCGGGAGCCTTTGAGTATCTGAAAACACAGGCCGTTAGTCGACTTTATCTGAACAACTTTGCTAATATTCAGTCATCCTGGGTAACTCAGGGTGAAAAGACAGGACAGATGGCTTTGTTTTTCGGTGCCAATGATATGGGAAGTTTGATGATTGAAGAAAACGTCGTTTCCCAGGCAGGAACGACACATCATCTGACCGTGGATACAATTCGACACTGTATTATGGAATCGGGATACATTCCTCGACAACGCAATGTCTTTTATGAATATATCGATGATCCTGATTCGAATGGTCCTGCCAAAGGTTCAGGTCACGTTCCTCTGCCAGTGCTCAACTAA
- a CDS encoding menaquinone biosynthetic enzyme MqnA/MqnD family protein: protein MSNLVPPPIRVGAVSYLNSKPLIEDLEGLAENAELMLDYPSLLADDLAAGRIDVGLVPSIEVFRSSNYEVISNACVATQGPVLSVKMYSRVPLGKIRRLALDMGSRTSATLVRIMLAEQYGVIPEVEPLPIEQTIEATTADAILLIGDRAIHTPSTNFVSTWDLGEEWLRWTGLPFVFAMWAVRRDQETGSLETSLCQSRDKGVTLLDEIACREAPKLGIDVSVAQSYLKNNLSFYLGPAECCGLRLFQELAIKTGLAPEGVPLVFRNCISAG, encoded by the coding sequence ATGTCTAACTTGGTTCCACCCCCGATACGTGTGGGGGCGGTCTCCTATCTCAACTCGAAACCTTTAATTGAAGATCTGGAAGGTCTCGCTGAAAATGCTGAACTAATGTTAGATTATCCCAGCCTGCTGGCTGATGATCTGGCAGCAGGGCGGATTGATGTAGGATTAGTTCCTTCGATTGAGGTTTTTCGTAGTTCGAACTACGAAGTGATTTCGAATGCATGCGTGGCGACACAAGGACCGGTGTTGAGTGTGAAAATGTATAGTCGTGTGCCTCTGGGAAAGATCAGGCGACTGGCATTGGATATGGGCTCAAGGACGAGTGCAACTCTTGTCCGAATAATGTTAGCAGAGCAATATGGCGTGATTCCTGAAGTCGAGCCACTACCCATTGAACAGACAATCGAAGCAACAACCGCGGATGCGATTTTATTGATTGGTGATCGTGCCATTCATACACCGTCAACAAATTTTGTATCGACCTGGGATTTAGGAGAAGAATGGTTACGCTGGACTGGCTTACCTTTTGTGTTTGCCATGTGGGCCGTTCGCAGAGACCAGGAGACAGGTTCACTAGAGACATCGTTATGCCAGTCACGTGATAAAGGAGTGACTCTGTTAGATGAAATTGCGTGTCGTGAGGCACCTAAGTTAGGAATCGATGTTTCTGTGGCGCAGAGTTATCTGAAAAATAATCTGAGTTTTTATCTGGGACCTGCAGAATGTTGTGGGTTACGTTTATTTCAAGAATTAGCTATTAAAACGGGACTTGCTCCCGAGGGGGTTCCTCTTGTCTTCCGAAATTGCATCTCTGCTGGATAA
- the proC gene encoding pyrroline-5-carboxylate reductase, translated as MSENRCVNVGFIGAGRMATALAGGLISSGFTTAEHVWASDKFETALTGFAQETGAQAVESNLTVIQQAEVIILAVKPQQMIDVVQEIEGALNAHHLIVSIAAGCPLSFFLDELGKGVRMIRVMPNTPCMVQQGASAFSRGGQATDEDACLVESLLSTVGTAAEVPESQLDAVTGLSGSGPAYVYQVIEALSDGGVRMGLPRHIATQLAAQTVKGAAEMVLETGEHPGTLKDAVTSPGGTTIAGIHELEAGGLRHTLMNAVSAATNRSIELGKSSE; from the coding sequence ATGTCAGAAAATAGATGCGTAAATGTTGGATTCATCGGGGCGGGTCGTATGGCGACAGCTCTGGCAGGAGGGTTAATTTCATCTGGGTTCACAACAGCTGAACATGTCTGGGCCAGTGATAAGTTTGAAACCGCTCTCACCGGATTTGCCCAAGAGACCGGTGCGCAAGCCGTCGAATCAAATTTGACCGTAATCCAACAGGCTGAAGTCATTATTCTGGCAGTGAAACCACAACAAATGATTGACGTAGTCCAGGAAATTGAAGGCGCTCTCAATGCCCACCACCTGATTGTCTCCATCGCTGCGGGCTGTCCACTGTCGTTCTTTCTGGATGAACTTGGAAAGGGCGTACGAATGATTCGAGTTATGCCTAATACCCCCTGCATGGTTCAGCAGGGAGCCTCTGCCTTCTCACGAGGAGGTCAGGCAACTGATGAAGATGCGTGCCTGGTTGAGTCATTGCTTTCGACTGTTGGCACTGCAGCTGAAGTTCCGGAGTCCCAACTGGATGCCGTGACTGGATTATCTGGAAGTGGTCCTGCTTACGTTTATCAAGTGATTGAAGCGCTCAGTGATGGAGGCGTAAGGATGGGGCTACCCCGGCACATCGCTACACAACTGGCTGCTCAAACGGTTAAAGGTGCCGCGGAGATGGTTCTTGAAACGGGTGAACATCCTGGTACCCTAAAAGATGCGGTCACCAGTCCCGGCGGCACTACCATTGCCGGCATCCACGAATTAGAAGCCGGTGGTTTAAGACACACTTTGATGAACGCGGTTAGCGCTGCTACAAACCGATCGATTGAACTCGGTAAAAGCTCTGAATAA
- a CDS encoding prolyl oligopeptidase family serine peptidase produces MLNQCACRLFVFCCLLIPASHYLNAAEQNLKTWLAKPIIEKELPWKEVQKYVAPRVPGMPEIDSVNAWEKYISKVRSNVLNKVVFRGEAAKWRDSKLNVVWLETISGGPEYKIQKLRFEAVPGLWVPALLYVPKQLSGKVPVVMNVNGHDRNGKAADYKQVRCINQAKRGMIALNIEWLGMGQLNVPGLMHYRMNQLDLCGTSGLAPFYLSMERGLDVLLSHPNADPERVAVAGLSGGGWQTIFISSLDKRVTLSNPVAGYSSFLTRNYHTKDLGDSEQTPNDLAVYADYTHLTAMRAPRPTLLTNNSKDNCCFESGYAQPPLLKAAFPVYKLYDKENYLQSHVNDDPGDHNFLQDNREALYRMFSAHFSEPGKPLPTKEIECTSEIKSADELKIELPKNNETFHSLALRLCKDLPRKAAFSSIKNPRKLLKKIVHYKKTLATGEKSSQAAIDNTTIKFWKLRINDDWTVPATEFSKGPSKSTTIVVADEGRKSLASTVEKLLAQGETVLAIDPFYFGESKISQRDFLYGLLVASVGERPLGIQASQLTAIARWLQKKQNQNSVKVQAEGPRSSLYTLAAAAIEPKTFSSIRLKDSMGSLKQIIEENKSVNQAPELFCFGLLKAFDIKQLVELAGSEKVQFIEPSDRVKQELPQIRVNKDVSYLGKERTEKLDLYLPDPKFQKGPYPAIIVIHGGGWHGGDKAARREQNIGNSLAKAGYVCASINYQLAKKRSKFTDNLKQVWPGHLQDCKTAVRFLRKHASQYQIDADHIGAIGGSAGGHLVAMLAVTGNDPKLDPQEPYAGFSSRIQAVIPMYGAHDLIALAQSRDLLSSFSEEEKLLSQQASAVTHVTNDDPPFLILHGTKDTLVPVEQSELLAAALKKGNIPVELLIIEGAPHSFHLQPKQKDLRPLVIGFFDRHLKP; encoded by the coding sequence ATGCTTAACCAATGCGCTTGCCGTTTGTTCGTTTTTTGTTGCCTGCTGATTCCTGCCTCCCACTACCTCAATGCCGCAGAGCAAAATCTGAAAACGTGGCTCGCAAAACCAATTATTGAAAAAGAACTTCCGTGGAAGGAAGTCCAAAAATATGTCGCACCTAGAGTCCCTGGAATGCCTGAAATTGACAGTGTAAATGCATGGGAAAAATATATCTCCAAGGTACGTAGTAATGTTTTAAATAAAGTCGTATTCCGAGGAGAAGCAGCAAAATGGCGTGATTCAAAACTGAATGTTGTCTGGCTCGAAACCATTTCAGGTGGTCCCGAATACAAAATTCAGAAACTGAGATTCGAAGCGGTACCTGGCCTTTGGGTTCCCGCTCTACTTTATGTTCCGAAACAGCTTAGTGGAAAAGTTCCCGTCGTCATGAATGTCAATGGGCATGATCGGAATGGCAAAGCAGCCGACTACAAACAGGTACGCTGTATCAATCAGGCCAAACGCGGCATGATCGCATTGAACATTGAATGGTTGGGAATGGGACAATTAAATGTGCCCGGCCTGATGCATTATCGCATGAATCAATTGGACCTGTGTGGTACGAGTGGACTCGCGCCATTTTATCTTTCTATGGAACGTGGGCTTGACGTCCTGCTTTCCCACCCCAATGCAGACCCTGAGCGAGTTGCTGTCGCCGGCCTTTCAGGCGGTGGCTGGCAGACGATCTTCATCAGTTCGCTGGATAAACGCGTGACACTTTCCAATCCGGTTGCCGGCTATTCCAGCTTTTTGACTCGTAACTATCATACAAAAGATCTGGGAGATTCCGAACAGACTCCCAACGATCTGGCGGTGTATGCAGACTACACCCATCTCACAGCCATGCGTGCCCCGCGGCCTACTTTGTTGACCAATAACTCGAAAGACAACTGCTGTTTTGAATCCGGTTATGCACAGCCCCCACTTCTGAAGGCAGCCTTCCCCGTTTACAAACTATATGACAAAGAAAACTATTTACAGTCGCACGTCAACGACGATCCCGGTGATCACAATTTTTTACAGGATAATCGCGAAGCGCTGTACCGGATGTTCTCAGCCCACTTTTCCGAACCAGGAAAGCCACTACCCACTAAGGAAATCGAATGTACCTCAGAAATAAAATCAGCAGACGAACTTAAAATTGAACTTCCCAAAAATAATGAGACATTTCATTCACTGGCGTTAAGGCTATGCAAAGATCTCCCTCGAAAAGCGGCTTTTTCTTCTATAAAGAATCCCAGGAAATTGCTCAAAAAGATTGTGCATTACAAAAAAACACTGGCGACGGGAGAAAAAAGCAGTCAAGCGGCGATAGACAATACAACCATTAAATTCTGGAAGTTAAGGATCAATGACGACTGGACGGTTCCAGCTACAGAGTTTTCGAAAGGCCCCTCTAAATCAACAACAATCGTTGTCGCCGATGAAGGTCGCAAAAGTCTGGCATCAACGGTTGAAAAACTGCTTGCGCAAGGTGAAACGGTTCTGGCCATCGATCCCTTTTATTTTGGGGAGTCAAAAATCAGTCAACGCGATTTCCTGTATGGCCTGTTAGTCGCTTCAGTTGGAGAACGTCCGCTGGGAATCCAGGCGAGTCAGTTAACGGCAATTGCCCGCTGGTTACAAAAGAAACAAAACCAAAATTCCGTTAAAGTTCAAGCAGAAGGACCTCGCAGCAGCTTGTATACTCTTGCCGCGGCTGCCATTGAACCAAAGACCTTTTCTAGCATCAGATTAAAAGATTCGATGGGCTCACTGAAACAAATCATTGAAGAAAATAAGTCCGTCAATCAGGCACCTGAATTATTCTGTTTCGGATTACTCAAGGCATTCGACATCAAACAACTTGTGGAACTAGCGGGATCAGAAAAAGTCCAATTCATTGAACCAAGCGATCGCGTCAAACAGGAATTGCCTCAAATTCGCGTTAACAAAGATGTCAGCTATCTGGGTAAAGAACGCACTGAAAAACTCGACCTGTATTTACCAGACCCCAAGTTTCAGAAAGGGCCTTACCCCGCAATCATCGTCATCCACGGAGGTGGCTGGCACGGCGGTGATAAGGCAGCTCGACGAGAACAAAACATTGGCAACTCACTCGCCAAAGCGGGTTACGTTTGTGCCAGTATCAATTATCAACTGGCCAAGAAACGATCAAAATTTACAGACAACCTGAAACAAGTTTGGCCTGGGCATCTACAGGATTGTAAAACGGCTGTTCGTTTTTTGCGAAAACATGCAAGCCAGTATCAGATTGACGCCGATCACATCGGAGCCATCGGTGGCTCTGCAGGCGGTCATCTGGTCGCCATGCTGGCTGTCACCGGTAATGATCCCAAACTAGACCCTCAAGAACCCTATGCCGGTTTTTCTTCTCGCATTCAAGCCGTTATTCCCATGTATGGTGCGCATGATCTGATTGCATTGGCCCAATCACGGGACTTACTGTCTTCATTTTCTGAAGAAGAAAAGCTGCTCAGTCAACAGGCCTCGGCAGTCACTCACGTTACGAATGATGATCCTCCATTCCTGATCCTGCATGGTACCAAAGATACTCTGGTTCCTGTTGAGCAATCAGAACTTTTAGCGGCTGCTCTGAAAAAAGGAAATATCCCCGTAGAATTGCTCATCATCGAGGGAGCACCTCATAGTTTCCATCTCCAGCCAAAACAAAAAGACTTACGGCCACTCGTCATCGGATTCTTTGATCGCCACCTGAAACCCTGA